A genome region from Chelonia mydas isolate rCheMyd1 chromosome 24, rCheMyd1.pri.v2, whole genome shotgun sequence includes the following:
- the LOC102931213 gene encoding interferon-inducible GTPase 5 isoform X3, whose protein sequence is MAVNEFKDAVYKGTLTRAISNVQQRPLESFNSHTLSIAITGESGSGKSSLINAMRDLCADDEGAAETGMLDTVMRDTKPMAYPDPILPGVTLWDLPGVGTFYFPLDTYCEQLNLSQYEFFIIVGSQRFRSDHARLVREIQRMGKRFYFVRSKADVDLDASRRQRPSSYNQERILQQIREDCRRGVAAEGVGHPQVFVISSREPNCYDFPLLRQTLQTELLSLKRHAFLLSLPAVASPIVNQKKAALKGEIWKTALFSCLLTAIPVPGLAFLCTFFLFRTHLFKYYSSFGVDDRSLSALARQVGEPVRELTAVMTSLGTTPMMALKLLSDSVGAAVMVAEYSWKRLPVFGAMVSGGVALVTTYFMYGN, encoded by the exons ATGGCTGTCAATGAGTTTAAAGACGCTGTCTATAAAGGGACGCTGACACGTGCGATTTCTAATGTGCAGCAGAGACCGCTGGAGTCGTTTAACAGCCACACCCTCAGCATCGCCATCACGGGGGAGTCGGGCTCCGGGAAGTCCTCCCTCATCAATGCCATGCGGGACCTATGTGCTGATGATGAAGGCGCTGCTGAAACCGGGATGCTAGATACTGTGATGCGAGATACCAAGCCGATGGCTTATCCAGATCCCATCCTTCCAGGCGTCACGCTCTGGGACCTGCCAGGGGTGGGGACGTTCTATTTCCCTCTCGACACCTACTGTGAGCAGCTCAATTTGAGCCAATACGAGTTCTTCATCATCGTCGGCTCCCAGCGCTTCCGCTCCGACCACGCCAGGCTGGTCCGTGAGATCCAGAGAATGGGCAAGAGGTTCTACTTTGTGCGCTCCAAAGCCGACGTGGACCTGGATGCTTCCAGGAGGCAGCGTCCCTCCAGCTACAACCAGGAGAGGATCCTGCAGCAGATCAGGGAGGACTGCAGGAGAGGCGTAGCCGCTGAGGGAGTGGGCCACCCACAGGTTTTTGTCATTTCGAGTAGGGAACCCAACTGCTACGATTTTCCCCTCCTGCGACAAACTTTGCAGACGGAGCTGCTGAGCCTGAAGAGACACGCCTTCCTGCTTAGCCTGCCAGCTGTCGCCTCCCCCATTGTCAACCAGAAGAAAGCCGCCCTGAAGGGGGAGATTTGGAAAACAGCCCTTTTCTCATGTCTTCTCACTGCCATACCTGTCCCAGGCCTCGCTTTCTTGTGCACCTTCTTCCTTTTCAGAACACACCTGTTCAAATACTACAGCAGCTTTGGCGTGGACGACAGGTCCCTCTCTGCTCTCGCCCGGCAGGTTGGGGAGCCCGTGCGGGAGCTCACGGCTGTGATGACGTCCTTGGGAACGACCCCCATGATGGCTCTGAAGCTGTTGTCGGATTCGGTGGGGGCCGCCGTGATGGTAGCGGAATATTCGTGGAAGCGCCTCCCCGTATTTGGTGCCATGGTGTCAGGAGGGGTGGCGCTGGTTACCACCTACTTCAT GTATGGTAATTAA
- the LOC102931213 gene encoding interferon-inducible GTPase 5 isoform X1: protein MFLLLCRRLSAMAVNEFKDAVYKGTLTRAISNVQQRPLESFNSHTLSIAITGESGSGKSSLINAMRDLCADDEGAAETGMLDTVMRDTKPMAYPDPILPGVTLWDLPGVGTFYFPLDTYCEQLNLSQYEFFIIVGSQRFRSDHARLVREIQRMGKRFYFVRSKADVDLDASRRQRPSSYNQERILQQIREDCRRGVAAEGVGHPQVFVISSREPNCYDFPLLRQTLQTELLSLKRHAFLLSLPAVASPIVNQKKAALKGEIWKTALFSCLLTAIPVPGLAFLCTFFLFRTHLFKYYSSFGVDDRSLSALARQVGEPVRELTAVMTSLGTTPMMALKLLSDSVGAAVMVAEYSWKRLPVFGAMVSGGVALVTTYFMLRKCLASVADDTQRVLSKALEAERENTI, encoded by the coding sequence ATGTTTCTTCTTCTATGCCGCAGACTGAGCGCCATGGCTGTCAATGAGTTTAAAGACGCTGTCTATAAAGGGACGCTGACACGTGCGATTTCTAATGTGCAGCAGAGACCGCTGGAGTCGTTTAACAGCCACACCCTCAGCATCGCCATCACGGGGGAGTCGGGCTCCGGGAAGTCCTCCCTCATCAATGCCATGCGGGACCTATGTGCTGATGATGAAGGCGCTGCTGAAACCGGGATGCTAGATACTGTGATGCGAGATACCAAGCCGATGGCTTATCCAGATCCCATCCTTCCAGGCGTCACGCTCTGGGACCTGCCAGGGGTGGGGACGTTCTATTTCCCTCTCGACACCTACTGTGAGCAGCTCAATTTGAGCCAATACGAGTTCTTCATCATCGTCGGCTCCCAGCGCTTCCGCTCCGACCACGCCAGGCTGGTCCGTGAGATCCAGAGAATGGGCAAGAGGTTCTACTTTGTGCGCTCCAAAGCCGACGTGGACCTGGATGCTTCCAGGAGGCAGCGTCCCTCCAGCTACAACCAGGAGAGGATCCTGCAGCAGATCAGGGAGGACTGCAGGAGAGGCGTAGCCGCTGAGGGAGTGGGCCACCCACAGGTTTTTGTCATTTCGAGTAGGGAACCCAACTGCTACGATTTTCCCCTCCTGCGACAAACTTTGCAGACGGAGCTGCTGAGCCTGAAGAGACACGCCTTCCTGCTTAGCCTGCCAGCTGTCGCCTCCCCCATTGTCAACCAGAAGAAAGCCGCCCTGAAGGGGGAGATTTGGAAAACAGCCCTTTTCTCATGTCTTCTCACTGCCATACCTGTCCCAGGCCTCGCTTTCTTGTGCACCTTCTTCCTTTTCAGAACACACCTGTTCAAATACTACAGCAGCTTTGGCGTGGACGACAGGTCCCTCTCTGCTCTCGCCCGGCAGGTTGGGGAGCCCGTGCGGGAGCTCACGGCTGTGATGACGTCCTTGGGAACGACCCCCATGATGGCTCTGAAGCTGTTGTCGGATTCGGTGGGGGCCGCCGTGATGGTAGCGGAATATTCGTGGAAGCGCCTCCCCGTATTTGGTGCCATGGTGTCAGGAGGGGTGGCGCTGGTTACCACCTACTTCATGCTGCGGAAGTGTTTGGCCTCTGTAGCTGACGACACCCAGCGGGTTCTCAGCAAAGCTCTGGAGGCCGAACGGGAAAACACCATCTAG
- the LOC102931213 gene encoding interferon-inducible GTPase 5 isoform X2, with protein MAVNEFKDAVYKGTLTRAISNVQQRPLESFNSHTLSIAITGESGSGKSSLINAMRDLCADDEGAAETGMLDTVMRDTKPMAYPDPILPGVTLWDLPGVGTFYFPLDTYCEQLNLSQYEFFIIVGSQRFRSDHARLVREIQRMGKRFYFVRSKADVDLDASRRQRPSSYNQERILQQIREDCRRGVAAEGVGHPQVFVISSREPNCYDFPLLRQTLQTELLSLKRHAFLLSLPAVASPIVNQKKAALKGEIWKTALFSCLLTAIPVPGLAFLCTFFLFRTHLFKYYSSFGVDDRSLSALARQVGEPVRELTAVMTSLGTTPMMALKLLSDSVGAAVMVAEYSWKRLPVFGAMVSGGVALVTTYFMLRKCLASVADDTQRVLSKALEAERENTI; from the coding sequence ATGGCTGTCAATGAGTTTAAAGACGCTGTCTATAAAGGGACGCTGACACGTGCGATTTCTAATGTGCAGCAGAGACCGCTGGAGTCGTTTAACAGCCACACCCTCAGCATCGCCATCACGGGGGAGTCGGGCTCCGGGAAGTCCTCCCTCATCAATGCCATGCGGGACCTATGTGCTGATGATGAAGGCGCTGCTGAAACCGGGATGCTAGATACTGTGATGCGAGATACCAAGCCGATGGCTTATCCAGATCCCATCCTTCCAGGCGTCACGCTCTGGGACCTGCCAGGGGTGGGGACGTTCTATTTCCCTCTCGACACCTACTGTGAGCAGCTCAATTTGAGCCAATACGAGTTCTTCATCATCGTCGGCTCCCAGCGCTTCCGCTCCGACCACGCCAGGCTGGTCCGTGAGATCCAGAGAATGGGCAAGAGGTTCTACTTTGTGCGCTCCAAAGCCGACGTGGACCTGGATGCTTCCAGGAGGCAGCGTCCCTCCAGCTACAACCAGGAGAGGATCCTGCAGCAGATCAGGGAGGACTGCAGGAGAGGCGTAGCCGCTGAGGGAGTGGGCCACCCACAGGTTTTTGTCATTTCGAGTAGGGAACCCAACTGCTACGATTTTCCCCTCCTGCGACAAACTTTGCAGACGGAGCTGCTGAGCCTGAAGAGACACGCCTTCCTGCTTAGCCTGCCAGCTGTCGCCTCCCCCATTGTCAACCAGAAGAAAGCCGCCCTGAAGGGGGAGATTTGGAAAACAGCCCTTTTCTCATGTCTTCTCACTGCCATACCTGTCCCAGGCCTCGCTTTCTTGTGCACCTTCTTCCTTTTCAGAACACACCTGTTCAAATACTACAGCAGCTTTGGCGTGGACGACAGGTCCCTCTCTGCTCTCGCCCGGCAGGTTGGGGAGCCCGTGCGGGAGCTCACGGCTGTGATGACGTCCTTGGGAACGACCCCCATGATGGCTCTGAAGCTGTTGTCGGATTCGGTGGGGGCCGCCGTGATGGTAGCGGAATATTCGTGGAAGCGCCTCCCCGTATTTGGTGCCATGGTGTCAGGAGGGGTGGCGCTGGTTACCACCTACTTCATGCTGCGGAAGTGTTTGGCCTCTGTAGCTGACGACACCCAGCGGGTTCTCAGCAAAGCTCTGGAGGCCGAACGGGAAAACACCATCTAG